In Aurantimicrobium minutum, the DNA window GGCAACACCGTGCTCGAGCATAAGTTTCATCTTCAGGCGACGTGCCTTGTGGTTGTGCAGTGCATGCTCCCACCAGTGGCCCACGATGTATTGGGGTAGGTACACAGTCACAATCTCTGAACCGTGTTGTGCGCGGTGTTCACGGATGTGCTGAATCAGTGGCCAGCTGAGGTCGCGATAGGGCGAGCTAATAATTCGCAGCGGCAGGTGAATGTTTTGGCGTATCCAGTCCAACTCAAGTCGAGCGGTGGCCACTTCGTTGATTGAGACGTGAACGGCTTCGATGGAGTCGTGACGGGCAGCAATGGCGTAGTCGATGGCTTTGAGGATGGGCTTTTGCATCTTGCCAACCAGCACGATTGCGTGGTCACCCTTCGCCCCGAATGTGGTGACAGCGTCAACAGCCACCTCTGCTTCAACGTCGCGGTAGTAGCGGTTCACACCAATCATGAGTGTGAAGAGAATAGGCATAGCCAAGAAGACAATCCAGGCACCGTGGGTGAACTTTGTCACGGTGACGATGATGAGAACTGTGGCAGTGAAGGTTGCACCTGTGATGTTGATCAAGCGTGAACGCTTAATGCTTCCAGGATTCTCAGGCTTTGTCTTGAGAAGTTTGGTCCAGTGCACGACCATGCCGGATTGGCCTAGCGTGAAGGACACGAAAACACCGATGATGTAGAGCTGAATGAGCTGGGTGAGGTTTGCTTGGAAAACCGTCAGGATCACTATGGCAGCAAGGCCGAGAGCAATAACACCGTTGGAGTAGATGAGGCGGTCACCACGAGTTTCCAACGACTTAGGTGCATAACCATCGTGGGCCAAGACGGATCCCAGAAGCGGGAAGCCGTTGAACGCGGTGTTTGCAGCTAGTAACAGCACCAAAGCTGTTCCAGCCTGGATGGCATAGAACAAGAAGGTGTTGTTGCCGAACGTGGCGGCAGCAATCTGTGCAATTAAAGAGCGCTGTGGAACCGTCTCACAGTTGGCATAGCCGATGAGGTGGCAGGCATCTTCGGCATAACGAACACCTGAGATGAAAGCCATGATTATCAGACCCGCAAACAAGGTGATGGCAATGGCGCCCATAATCACCAGCGTGGTCTGAGCGTTCTTAATCTTGGGTGCACGGAAGGCGGGGACTCCGTTGGAGATTGCCTCAACACCGGTGAGCGCAGCACAACCACTGGCGAAGGAGCGCAAAAGCAGCAGAACCAGTGCCGCCTGGGCAACGCTTTCGCCTTGCACAAGATATTCGGAAGATTCAGCCACAGGGGGATCGCCCATGATGGTTCGGACCAGACCAACAACAATCATGATGAAGACGCTGGCTACGAAGAAGTAGGTGGGGATTGCGAATGCCTTACCTGATTCACGTACACCGCGTAAGTTAATGGCGGCCAAAATGATGACGAAGACAACAGCAAGCAGCACACGTTCCGGTGCCAATTCGGGAATTGCAGAAATGATGTTGTCCACACCGGAGGCAACGGACACAGCCACCGTCATGACGTAGTCAACGAGCAAAGCAGAAGCTACAACAACACCGGCTTTTTCACCCAGGTTCTTGTGTGCAACCTCGTAGTCTCCACCACCGGAAGGGTACGCCTTGATGAGTTGGCGGTAACTGGCAATCACCACAACCATGAGCAAGATAACGCAGGCGGCAATCCAGGGCGCAAAGCTGAGGAAAGCAAGTCCACCGATGAGCAGAATCATCAACAACTCTTGAGGGGCGTAAGCCACGGAAGAAAGCGGGTCACTGGCGAAGATAGGAAGGGCTATGCGCTTTTTGAGAAGCTCCCCCTCGAGCATGGCTGTTGGGAGCGGATCACCAATAATCCAGCGTTTTGGTGACTTAGATTCTGGAATAGAACCAGTGGGTGTTTCTTCAGGACTCACGAAAGGCTACTTTA includes these proteins:
- a CDS encoding APC family permease, with protein sequence MLEGELLKKRIALPIFASDPLSSVAYAPQELLMILLIGGLAFLSFAPWIAACVILLMVVVIASYRQLIKAYPSGGGDYEVAHKNLGEKAGVVVASALLVDYVMTVAVSVASGVDNIISAIPELAPERVLLAVVFVIILAAINLRGVRESGKAFAIPTYFFVASVFIMIVVGLVRTIMGDPPVAESSEYLVQGESVAQAALVLLLLRSFASGCAALTGVEAISNGVPAFRAPKIKNAQTTLVIMGAIAITLFAGLIIMAFISGVRYAEDACHLIGYANCETVPQRSLIAQIAAATFGNNTFLFYAIQAGTALVLLLAANTAFNGFPLLGSVLAHDGYAPKSLETRGDRLIYSNGVIALGLAAIVILTVFQANLTQLIQLYIIGVFVSFTLGQSGMVVHWTKLLKTKPENPGSIKRSRLINITGATFTATVLIIVTVTKFTHGAWIVFLAMPILFTLMIGVNRYYRDVEAEVAVDAVTTFGAKGDHAIVLVGKMQKPILKAIDYAIAARHDSIEAVHVSINEVATARLELDWIRQNIHLPLRIISSPYRDLSWPLIQHIREHRAQHGSEIVTVYLPQYIVGHWWEHALHNHKARRLKMKLMLEHGVAIALVPWLLDSTDLIYGRRSRPVPGQSRRGEPIRPPARKPMTPAKREKTDTE